In the Sarcophilus harrisii chromosome 1, mSarHar1.11, whole genome shotgun sequence genome, one interval contains:
- the HSD3B7 gene encoding 3 beta-hydroxysteroid dehydrogenase type 7 has protein sequence MTDGGRNLVYLVTGGCGFLGEHMIRTLLEMEPRLKELRVFDLHLGPWLEALNPGSVQVTPIQGDVTRAEDVVAAVAGTDVVIHMAGLVDVWGQNDPEVIHRVNVQGTQNVIEACVQTGTRFLVYTSSMEALGPNKKRQPFYRGNEDTPYEVIHTEPYPRSKALAERLVLEANGRKVRGGLPLVTCALRPTGIFGEGHELMLSFYEKAQNTGGWLLRSIPPAVEHGRVYAGNVAWMHTLAARELGSRPSTMGGQVYFCYDDSPYKSYEDFNMEILGRCGIRILGTRPLLPYCLLFFLATLNAFLQWLLRPLVVYTALLNPYTLATANTTFTVCTDKAQRHFGYQPLYGWEESRDRTVSWVKTKKGCSGPRH, from the exons ATGACAGACGGAGGCCGGAATCTGGTGTACCTGGTGACAGGGGGCTGCGGCTTCTTGGGGGAACATATGATTAGGACCCTGCTGGAGATGGAGCCGCGGCTCAAAGAGCTTCGGGTGTTTGACCTTCACCTGGGGCCCTGGCTGGAGGCATTAAACCCAG GGTCTGTGCAGGTGACTCCGATACAGGGGGATGTGACTCGTGCAGAGGATGTGGTAGCGGCTGTAGCTGGAACAGACGTAGTCATTCACATGGCTGGGCTGGTGGATGTGTGGGGACAGAATGACCCTGAGGTCATCCACAGAGTTAATGTTCAGG ggACTCAGAATGTGATTGAAGCCTGTGTGCAGACTGGAACTCGGTTCCTGGTGTACACTAGCAGCATGGAAGCACTGGGACCCAACAAGAAGAGACAGCCCTTCTACCG GGGCAATGAAGACACTCCCTATGAGGTGATACACACAGAGCCCTATCCCCGAAGCAAGGCTCTGGCAGAGAGGCTAGTCCTTGAGGCCAATGGGAGAAAG GTGCGGGGTGGACTTCCCTTGGTAACATGCGCTCTGCGTCCCACGGGGATCTTCGGTGAGGGCCACGAGCTGATGCTCAGCTTTTATGAGAAGGCCCAGAATACTGGAGGGTGGCTCCTCAGATCCATCCCTCCCGCTGTGGAACACGGCCGAGTTTATGCAG GCAATGTTGCTTGGATGCATACACTGGCAGCTAGAGAGCTGGGCTCCAGACCCTCCACAATGGGCGGGCAAGTCTACTTCTGCTATGATGACTCCCCTTATAAGAGCTACGAGGACTTCAACATGGAAATCCTGGGCCGCTGTGGCATTCGCATCCTGGGGACTCGGCCCCTTCTGCCCTACTGCCTGCTATTCTTCCTGGCTACCCTCAATGCTTTCTTGCAATGGTTACTCCGACCTTTGGTGGTCTATACAGCTCTCTTGAACCCCTATACCCTAGCCACAGCCAACACCACTTTCACTGTGTGCACAGACAAGGCCCAGAGGCATTTTGGCTATCAGCCCCTCTATGGCTGGGAGGAAAGTAGAGACCGAACTGTTTCCTGGGTGAAGACCAAGAAGGGGTGCTCTGGCCCCCGTCATTGA
- the SETD1A gene encoding histone-lysine N-methyltransferase SETD1A, translating into MDQEGGGDGQKPPNFQWRNYKLIVDPALHRLPQKVYRYDGIHFSVNDAGYKIVSKLQDPRQRLTWSKNRDLSLPVPKFKLDEFYIGQVPLKEVTFARLNDNVRETFLKDMCRKYGEVEEVEILLHPRTRKHLGLARVLFASTRGAKETVKHLHHTPVMGNIIHAQLDIKGQQRMKYYELIVNGSYTPQTVPTEGKVLNEKFQGSGISTETTESRRRPSSDSAYPSSTSVPVTPGNGTPCSQDTTYSSSRQDTPSSYGQFTPQSSQGTPYTSRGSTPYSQDSAYSSRQGTPGYSSYHPDSSSSTTSSSYKPRRSENSYQDSYSRRHFSSSTTAVASSSSSSSSSSSSSSSSSSSSSSSSSSSSSSSHYRSSDSHYPAYYESSNRYQRHASYPPRRAPREEPPGTPFPERFPPSYTSYLPPEPSRPADQDYRPAPEAAPPEPPEPGGGGGRGASPEQEEARSSPRPASPIRSCSPAPEITNESVPFAQHSSLDSRIEMLLKEQRSKFSFLASDTEEEEDNSSLGPGAREAGSEVLLGPTHGPCTPPPAPANFEDVAPMGSIEPGTTGESPKANGQDQASLHSSGEDMEISDDDGGGSPPTAPSPPQPPPPPPPPPPPPPFLAPLPLGYPHQPAYLLPPRPEAPPPPEYPPPPPPPPHIYDFVNSLELMDRLGAQWGGMPMSFQMQTQMLTRLHQLRQGTGVTATSAAPPSGGFGEHFLPFPPHQEAAYALPYTLYAPGQESRGAYARETYHLPLQAEPLPSSSALREEEHLPSGEELESVEGKAPPPAGTVGRVLATLVQEMKNIMQRDLNRKMVENVAFGAFDQWWESKEEKAKPFQNAAKQQAKEEDKEKTKLKEPGLLSLVDWAKSGGAAGLEGFGFGSGLRGALRLPSFKVKRKEPSEISEGGEEKRPRPSTPAEEDEDEPDREKEAGESSRPGMKGPKREEERSKAQGKHRKPFALDSEGEEASQESSSEKEEEDEEEEEEEEEHSETMETSKKEAEASGGEDEESAFSKYSLYAESEGENDSTSDSESSSSSSSSSSSPSSSSSSSSSSSASEEEEEEEEEPSVVSSALSPPRDIPSDLPVPVEEPEQEKPSVEPIIPIPELEKAPVRPPGPPEEPLPETPHHPPEPPPVSQASPPLPLVPHPEECPSSPIPLLPPPKKRRKTVSFSASEEMPTTPTPEVPPPVAPPVKPPGPLPRKISRGGDRTIRNLPLDHASLVKSWPEDGSRVGRNRSGGRARLPEEEESGTEVDLAVLADLALTPAPARRGLVTLPVGDDSEATETSDEAERGGPAVPSIIHVLLEHNYALAVRPAPPAPVSRPLEPLPSPATVFSSPADEVLEAPEVVVAEVEEEEDEEEEEEESESSESSSSTSDGEGALRRRSLRSHARRRQQPLPPAPPPPPSYEPRSEFEQMTILYDIWNSGLDAEDMGYLRLTYERLLQQDSGADWLNDTHWVHHTITNLTAPKRKRKPLDGPREHQTGSARSEGYYPISKKEKDKYLDVCPVSARQLEGSDTQGTNRVLSERRSEQRRLLSAIGTSAIVDSDLLKLNQLKFRKKKLRFGRSRIHEWGLFAMEPIAADEMVIEYVGQNIRQVVADMREKRYVQEGIGSSYLFRVDHDTIIDATKCGNLARFINHCCTPNCYAKVITIEAQKKIVIYSKQPIGVDEEITYDYKFPLEDNKIPCLCGTESCRGSLN; encoded by the exons ATGGACCAGGAAGGAGGGGGAGATGGGCAAAAGCCCCCCAACTTCCAGTGGCGAAACTACAAACTCATCGTGGACCCTGCATTGCACCGGCTCCCACAGAAGGTTTATCGCTATGACGGGATTCACTTCAGTGTTAAT GATGCAGGATATAAGATTGTTAGCAAGCTTCAAGACCCCCGTCAACGACTCACCTGGTCCAAAAACAGGGACCTTTCCCTCCCAGTCCCTAAGTTTAAG CTTGACGAATTCTACATTGGGCAGGTCCCACTGAAGGAAGTGACCTTTGCCCGGCTGAATGACAACGTTCGGGAGACGTTCCTGAAGGACATGTGCCGCAAGTATGGAGAGGTGGAGGAGGTGGAGATCCTGTTGCACCCCCGAACCCGAAAGCATCTAGGCCTAGCCCGAGTGCTTTTTGCCAGCACTCGGGGTGCCAAAGAGACTGTAAAACATCTTCATCACACCCCGGTCATGGGCAATATCATCCATGCACAGCTTGACATCAAAG GACAACAACGGATGAAATACTATGAGTTAATTGTCAATGGATCCTATACCCCCCAAACAGTACCCACAGAGGGCAAAGTCCTTAATGAAAAGTTCCAAGGATCTGGGATATCCACTGAGACG ACGGAATCTCGGCGCCGGCCTTCATCTGATTCAGCCTACCCATCAAGCACTTCTGTGCCAGTCACACCTGGTAATGGCACACCCTGCTCTCAGGACACCACTTACTCCAGTAGCCGGCAAGACACCCCATCCTCTTATGGCCAGTTCACACCACAATCCTCTCAAGGGACGCCTTATACCTCCCGGGGCAGTACTCCATATTCCCAGGACTCTGCCTATTCCAGcag GCAAGGAACTCCTGGCTATTCCAGTTACCATCCAGATTCCTCTTCTTCTACCACCTCTTCTTCCTATAAACCTCGGCGGTCAGAGAACAGCTATCAGGATTCCTATTCCCGTCGACACTTCTCTTCTTCAACTACCGCTGTTGCCTCTTCTTCTTCATCGTCATCGTCATCGTCATCATCGTCATcgtcatcttcctcctcctcctcttcctcttcatcctcttcttcctcctcttctcactACCGTAGTTCTGATTCACACTATCCTGCATATTATGAGAGCAGTAACCGATACCAGCGCCATGCCTCCTACCCACCCCGACGTGCACCCCGGGAGGAGCCCCCAGGAACCCCTTTCCCTGAGCGATTCCCACCCTCCTACACCTCCTACCTGCCCCCAGAGCCCAGTCGCCCTGCTGACCAGGACTATCGACCTGCCCCAGAGGCTGCACCTCCAGAGCCGCCAGAACCTGGCGGTGGAGGGGGTAGGGGGGCCAGCCCTGAACAAGAGGAAGCCAGGAGTTCACCTCGCCCAGCATCCCCTATCCGATCTTGTTCACCTGCCCCAGAAATCACCAATGAGAGTGTGCCCTTTGCCCAGCACAGTAGCCTAGATTCCCGGATTGAAATGCTGCTGAAGGAACAGCGATCCAAGTTTTCCTTCCTGGCCTCAGACACGGAAGAAGAAGAGGACAACAGTAGTTTGGGCCCTGGGGCCAGAGAAGCTGGAAGTGAAGTCCTCCTGGGACCAACTCATGGGCCTTGCACACCTCCCCCAGCCCCAGCAAATTTTGAGGATGTGGCTCCTATGGGAAGCATTGAACCTGGGACAACTGGAGAATCTCCCAAAGCCAATGGACAGGATCAG GCCTCTCTTCATTCTTCTGGCGAGGACATGGAAATCTCAGATGATGATGGTGGAGGATCACCCCCAACAGCTCCCTCACCCCCACAACCTCCACCTCCCCCAccacccccacctccacctccaccctTTCTGGCTCCCCTTCCCTTGGGTTATCCCCATCAGCCTGCCTACCTTCTTCCACCCCGGCCAGAGGCACCCCCACCCCCTGAGTATCCTCCaccgcctccccctcccccccacatcTATGACTTCGTCAATTCCCTTGAGCTGATGGACCGACTTGGGGCTCAGTGGGGAGGAATGCCTATGTCCTTCCAGATGCAGACCCAAATGTTGACTCGGTTGCACCAGCTGAGGCAGGGTACGGGGGTAACTGCTACATCAGCAGCACCCCCTAGTGGAGGTTTTGGggagcattttcttcctttccctccacaTCAAGAAGCAGCCTATGCACTACCCTATACTCTGTATGCTCCTGGACAGGAGAGCCGAGGAGCTTATGCCCGTGAGACTTATCATCTGCCCTTGCAGGCAGAGCCCCTGCCTTCCTCCTCTGCCTTAAGGGAGGAGGAACACCTGCCTTCTGGGGAAGAGCTAGAATCAGTAGAGGGGAAGGCACCACCTCCTGCTGGCACTGTGGGCCGGGTGCTGGCTACTCTGGTGCAAGAGATGAAGAACATCATGCAACGGGATCTTAATCGCAAGATGGTGGAGAATGTAGCTTTTGGAGCTTTTGACCAGTGGTgggaaagtaaagaggaaaaggcTAAG CCTTTCCAGAATGCAGCCAAGCAACAGGcaaaggaggaagacaaggagaAGACAAAACTAAAAGAACCAGGGTTACTGTCCCTTGTGGACTGGGCCAAGAGTGGGGGTGCTGCAGGCCTTGAGGGCTTTGGATTTGGCTCTGGGCTTCGAGGAGCGCTTCGACTGCCTTCGTTCAAG gTAAAGCGGAAAGAGCCATCTGAAATTTCAGAAGGTGGAGAAGAGAAGCGGCCTCGGCCTTCTACTCCAGCCGAAGAGGATGAAGATG AACCTGATCGAGAAAAGGAAGCTGGAGAGTCAAGTCGACCAGGAATGAAGGGCCCAAAGCGGGAAGAGGAGAGGAGTAAAGCCCAGGGCAAGCACAGAAAACCTTTTGCTCTAGACAGTGAAGGGGAAGAGGCCTCACAGGAGTCTTCTTCTGAGAAG gaggaagaagatgaggaggaagaagaagaggaagaagaacataGTGAAACCATGGAGACCAGTAAGAAGGAAGCAGAGGCATCTGGAG GTGAGGATGAGGAGAGTGCCTTCTCCAAATACTCTCTGTATGCTGAATCAGAAGGTGAAAATGACAGCACTTCAGACTCTGAGAGCAGCAGCTCCTCTAGCAGTTCTTCCTCAagcccttcttcctcctcctcttcctcatcttcctcctctgcatctgaagaagaagaggaggaagaagaggagccaTCAGTAGTTTCTTCAGCCTTGTCACCCCCTCGGGACATACCATCAGACCTCCCTGTCCCTGTGGAGGAGCCAGAACAAGAGAAACCTTCAGTTGAACCTATCATACCTATCCCTGAGCTGGAGAAGGCCCCAGTGAGGCCTCCAG GTCCTCCTGAGGAGCCATTACCTGAGACACCTCATCATCCTCCAGAGCCACCACCTGTCTCCCAAGCCTCTCCTCCCCTACCTCTAGTTCCTCATCCTGAGGAGTGTCCATCTTCTCCTATCCCTCTTCTCCCACCACCGAAGAAGCGCCGGAAAACAGTCTCTTTCTCTGCATCAGAGGAAATGCCAACTACCCCCACCCCTGAAGTTCCCCCACCTGTTGCACCTCCAGTTAAGCCTCCTGGTCCCCTTCCACGGAAAATCTCCCGGGGTGGTGATCGGACCATTCGAAATTTGCCTCTGGACCATGCTTCTCTGGTCAAGAGCTGGCCAGAGGATGGATCCCGGGTGGGGCGGAACCGGAGTGGAGGTCGGGCTCGTCTGCCAGAAGAAGAAGAATCTGGGACTGAAGTAGACCTCGCAGTGTTGGCAGACCTGGCCCTGACTCCAGCTCCAGCTCGGCGAGGGCTAGTCACTCTGCCTGTAGGGGATGATTCTGAGGCCACAGAAACCTCAGATGAAGCTGAGCGTGGGGGGCCAGCTGTTCCCTCGATCATTCATGTTCTTCTGGAGCACAACTATGCTCTGGCTGTCCGGCCTGCTCCCCCTGCCCCAGTGTCCAGACCCTTGGAGCCACTTCCTTCCCCTGCCACTGTCTTCAGCTCACCTGCCGATGAGGTCTTAGAAGCTCCTGAGGTGGTGGTTGCTGAggtagaggaggaagaggatgaagaagaggaggaagaggagtcaGAGTCATCAGAGAGTAGTAGCAGCACCAGTGATGGAGAAGGCGCCTTGAGGCGAAGGAGCCTTCGATCCCATGCCAGGCGCCGTCAACAACCCTTGCCACCTGCCCCTCCACCCCCACCTAGCTATGAGCCCCGAAGTGAGTTTGAGCAGATGACCATCCTTTATGACATCTGGAATTCTGGACTTGATGCTGAGGACATGGGTTATTTACGACTCACTTATGAGAGATTGCTACAGCAGGACAGTGGTGCTGATTGGCTTAATGATACCCACTGGGTACATCACACTA TCACCAACTTGACTGCTCCCAAACGTAAGCGAAAGCCTCTGGATGGACCCCGGGAGCATCAGACAGGTTCAGCTCGGAGTGAGGGTTATTATCCCATcagtaagaaagaaaaggataagtACTTGGATGTCTGTCCTGTCTCAGCACGTCAACTAGAGGGCTCTGACACACAG GGAACAAATCGAGTGCTGTCAGAAAGACGGTCAGAGCAGCGTAGGCTGCTGAGTGCCATTGGTACATCAGCCATTGTGGACAGTGACTTGCTGAAATTGAATCAACTCAAG TTCCGGAAGAAAAAACTCCGATTTGGCAGGAGTCGGATCCATGAGTGGGGTCTTTTTGCTATGGAGCCTATTGCAGCTGATGAGATGGTTATAGAGTACGTGGGACAGAACATACGTCAG GTGGTAGCTGACATGAGGGAGAAACGGTATGTACAAGAGGGCATTGGCAGCAGCTATCTGTTTCGAGTGGACCATGATACCATCATTGATGCCACGAAATGTGGAAATCTGGCACGATTTATCAATCACTGTTGCACG CCCAACTGCTATGCCAAGGTGATCACCATTGAGGCCCAGAAGAAGATTGTAATCTACTCCAAGCAGCCAATTGGGGTGGATGAAGAGATCACCTATGACTACAAATTTCCCTTGGAAGATAACAAGATCCCATGTTTGTGTGGCACTGAAAGTTGCCGGGGTTCCCTCAACTGA